The Cyanobacteriota bacterium genome segment CTTGATGAGCGGCAAAAAAGGCAAGCGCAAAGAGAATCAAAGCATGGTCATTGGAATGATCAGATCCAGTAGACATGGGTTCAAATCTCATCTGGCCATTGCGATAGTAGCCTTTCAGCTTGGCAGTGGCTGGGTCGTCAGCAAGGCGAACAAAGTCATCCCAGCGGGCGGGTTGCCAAGTGTTGATGAGGGGTTTAGTATGTAGCGACATTACACTGGCTGACTAGGAAGTTGCGACTTTCACCTTAACATTCTACAAAAAGATATGTCTACAAGAAG includes the following:
- a CDS encoding Uma2 family endonuclease, producing the protein MSLHTKPLINTWQPARWDDFVRLADDPATAKLKGYYRNGQMRFEPMSTGSDHSNDHALILFALAFFAAHQGIPMTAKDGCSYRKAGVAEFQPDISYYIGETADAIP